In the genome of Candidatus Cloacimonadota bacterium, one region contains:
- a CDS encoding ribosomal L7Ae/L30e/S12e/Gadd45 family protein → MDSGHELTRKIINLMQFARKAGKLISGADACLRELHSRGLRLIIIATDTAQRSAARIEAAVQQAGSSVSILRLGTQQELSAALGVPITGIYGITDKQFATRMLEYHHSIAKVEEQSANKST, encoded by the coding sequence ATGGACAGCGGCCACGAACTGACGCGCAAGATAATCAACCTGATGCAGTTTGCCCGCAAAGCCGGGAAACTAATCTCCGGAGCGGACGCCTGCCTGCGGGAACTGCATTCCCGGGGCCTGCGGCTGATCATCATCGCCACGGACACGGCGCAGCGCTCGGCTGCCCGGATCGAAGCGGCTGTTCAGCAAGCCGGATCATCTGTTTCCATTCTTCGCCTCGGCACTCAGCAAGAGCTGAGCGCAGCGTTGGGCGTACCTATCACAGGGATCTACGGAATAACGGACAAACAATTTGCCACCCGGATGCTGGAGTATCATCACAGCATCGCCAAAGTGGAGGAACAAAGTGCAAATAAGAGTACATGA
- a CDS encoding DUF448 domain-containing protein, translated as MPNQNSHADHVPQRTCVVCRAKREAGELLSFFVLPQGIVFDPRRRVQRRQNYVCPQPDCLKGLDKWKRNHLKRRFNLRSEAMFNSAGKQ; from the coding sequence ATGCCAAACCAAAACAGTCACGCGGACCATGTGCCCCAGCGCACCTGTGTGGTATGCCGGGCGAAAAGGGAAGCCGGGGAACTCCTCAGCTTCTTCGTTCTGCCTCAGGGCATCGTGTTCGATCCGCGGCGCCGGGTGCAAAGACGCCAAAACTACGTCTGCCCCCAGCCGGACTGTTTGAAAGGCCTGGACAAATGGAAGCGGAACCATCTGAAGCGCAGATTCAATCTACGCTCGGAAGCCATGTTCAATTCTGCGGGGAAGCAGTGA
- the nusA gene encoding transcription termination factor NusA — MNANILDAVVKLAAIKQLDKELIQEMIVEAIHATLSKKLEPENELEIFIEEASSTIKARYLCEVVETETKLGEISLEDARQLHGSGVELGQFVAKTMAMHEFEPKLIKTAQKAIQDKIRLLEEEKIQSDFNKQKNTIVSGKIKTIDDTGGYRIDISYTDALLPADEQIENEYYRVGDNIKAYVTNIRTHQSNVTIILSRTNPEFVKKLFEAEIPEVYDGTIKIMKIVREPGIRTKVELLSTDPKLDPVAVCIGPRGARIDSIRKELRGEQIDIVVHDEDPEKMIERALGVEKVKRVIIERNRAASVIVEEADKVVAIGKGGKNVKLAAKLTGMKIDIFTLEEFEEKMAKERRTVSHITDLDGVTAKIAEILRQSGYTSVQDIYAASVEELCNLEGVGQKTAERLKEAAKYF, encoded by the coding sequence ATGAACGCGAACATTTTGGACGCCGTGGTGAAGCTTGCCGCCATTAAGCAGCTGGACAAGGAACTGATCCAGGAGATGATCGTGGAAGCGATCCACGCCACGCTGAGCAAGAAACTCGAGCCTGAAAACGAACTGGAGATCTTCATCGAAGAGGCCTCCAGCACCATCAAGGCCCGCTACCTCTGCGAGGTGGTGGAAACCGAGACAAAGCTGGGCGAGATTTCGCTCGAAGACGCCAGACAGCTGCACGGCAGCGGTGTGGAGCTGGGGCAGTTCGTGGCCAAAACCATGGCCATGCACGAGTTTGAGCCCAAACTGATCAAGACCGCCCAAAAGGCGATCCAGGACAAGATCCGCCTGCTGGAAGAAGAGAAGATCCAGAGCGATTTCAACAAACAGAAGAACACCATCGTCAGCGGCAAGATCAAGACCATCGACGACACCGGCGGTTACCGCATCGACATCAGTTACACGGACGCGCTGCTGCCCGCCGATGAGCAGATCGAGAACGAATATTACCGCGTGGGTGACAACATCAAAGCCTATGTGACGAACATCCGCACCCACCAGTCCAACGTAACGATCATCCTCTCGCGCACCAATCCGGAATTTGTGAAGAAGCTCTTTGAAGCGGAGATCCCGGAAGTTTACGACGGCACGATCAAGATCATGAAAATAGTGCGCGAACCCGGCATCCGCACCAAGGTGGAGCTGCTGAGCACCGATCCCAAGCTGGATCCAGTGGCCGTCTGCATCGGTCCCCGGGGCGCCCGCATCGACAGCATCCGCAAGGAGCTGCGCGGTGAACAGATCGACATCGTGGTGCACGACGAAGATCCGGAAAAGATGATCGAACGGGCCCTGGGCGTGGAAAAAGTGAAGCGCGTGATCATCGAGCGCAACCGCGCCGCCAGCGTGATCGTGGAAGAGGCAGACAAGGTGGTGGCCATCGGCAAGGGCGGCAAAAACGTGAAATTGGCCGCCAAGCTCACCGGGATGAAGATCGACATCTTCACCCTGGAGGAATTTGAGGAAAAAATGGCCAAGGAACGCCGCACGGTGAGCCATATCACCGATCTGGACGGCGTGACCGCCAAGATCGCCGAGATCCTGCGCCAATCCGGCTACACCTCCGTCCAGGACATCTACGCCGCCTCGGTGGAGGAACTTTGCAACCTGGAAGGGGTGGGACAAAAAACCGCCGAACGGCTCAAGGAAGCCGCCAAATATTTCTGA
- a CDS encoding ribosome assembly cofactor RimP has protein sequence MEYYRPQVEDIARRICQEQHLALYDLDEKMSGKGRIITIYLTKIGGVTLDECARFSRALGAELEEFDLIPDRYFLEVSSPGLERPLKLKSHWVSAINEKVAVQWGDGEQKNSTLGTLTEVNQDSVILDDRGSRVEIALKSISRAKTVYLATPKREEQE, from the coding sequence ATGGAGTATTACCGTCCGCAAGTCGAAGACATTGCCCGCCGGATCTGCCAGGAGCAGCATCTGGCGCTGTACGACCTCGATGAAAAGATGTCCGGCAAGGGGCGCATCATCACGATTTACCTCACCAAGATCGGTGGGGTCACACTGGATGAGTGTGCCAGATTCAGCCGCGCCCTGGGGGCGGAGCTGGAGGAATTTGACCTGATCCCGGACCGCTATTTCCTGGAAGTGTCGTCACCCGGCCTGGAACGCCCCCTGAAGCTGAAAAGCCATTGGGTGAGCGCGATCAACGAGAAGGTGGCGGTGCAATGGGGCGACGGAGAGCAAAAAAACTCCACTTTGGGCACCCTGACCGAGGTCAATCAGGACAGTGTGATCCTGGACGACCGGGGGAGCAGGGTGGAGATCGCGCTGAAATCGATCTCCCGGGCCAAGACAGTCTATCTCGCCACACCGAAGCGGGAGGAGCAGGAATGA
- a CDS encoding SUMF1/EgtB/PvdO family nonheme iron enzyme, which yields MGWKSASGSNRVKRGGSWNNNANNCTVSNRNNNNNATNTNNNIGFRCLSIFIMRTCPGFTAGHTGKSRFPSCSRTRDKKRKRTRSPVA from the coding sequence TTGGGGTGGAAATCAGCAAGCGGATCAAACCGTGTGAAACGCGGCGGCAGCTGGAACAACAATGCCAACAACTGCACCGTTTCGAATCGTAACAACAACAACAACGCTACGAACACGAACAACAATATAGGCTTCCGCTGTCTCAGTATCTTCATAATGAGAACCTGTCCTGGTTTCACGGCAGGTCATACAGGGAAATCCAGATTTCCATCCTGCTCCCGAACAAGGGACAAAAAAAGAAAGCGAACCCGCAGCCCGGTAGCTTGA